The genome window TCCTTCTGTGTTTCGTTCATGTGTCATTGTTATTACTGTACAGTTGCTTTGCATGGACTGAGCTATTGATTCGCTCTTATCTGTATCCCCCTTATTTACAGATTAATCCTCACCGAAAAGATGGCGGTATTCCCATTAAGGATTTACAGTAAACGTTCGCTCTAAATCTTCAGAGATTGTCGATACGTTTACCCTAAAATTTAGCGCCGGCATGTAAGGTGGTATAGGGTGGGAAGTAGTGGGCTAAAGTATTAATAAATTAGACCCTCTAAATTATGGCTAATCAACGGGGCATTCTCGCGAATAAACCGTATTGGACATAATCTGTTTTCTCCTATTTAGGTGTGAGTATTTTTTTGTCCCCAATGGACTTCATTCACGTCTACACTACTACTGTACACTAAAACTACACTAAAACCGCATTGGTTGCAGGACTCATCTATTTGTTTTCTCTATGATTTCATTGAATACCATTCATGCTAATCTATCTTTGGCATGAATCAAACCAACAGTACAGAGCGAGATTTACTGTAAATATTTACTCTAAATCTCTGGTAACTCAATATCGTCATCTGGAGCAAAGTAATGTTTGTCGAGCATTTCTCCTGATGTCTCGAATAACTTTGCAATCGTAGCTCTATCTACTCCATTCCTTAGATAAAAAGATGCAGAAGTATTTCTCAAGTTGTAAGTGGGGAGTTTGTACCTTACAACCCTTATCTCCCATAGGCAATTGATTACATAGTTAAATATTTTCGTCGTGAAGTTTTGGAGGTTGATATAGCCTCCTTTTGGTGATGGGAAGACCAGGTTAAAGCTGTTGTTGCTTACGGGATTCCTATATTGCCTTGCAATACATTCTTTCAATCCCTTACTGAGTGGGAAGTGTCGCGTTTTTCCATTTTTCGTAGACTTTAATTCACCCAAAGAATAAGATTTATTGAATCTGATTTTATCGTCATCAATGTCATCCCAAGTTAGTGCAATCGCTTCACCAGGACGGCATCCTGTCAATATCAGGAACTCCACAAAGGGATAATAGTGACTGTGGTCAAAAGCTGACTTTTCAGAGCAGAATCTATCAGACTCAAATGCTTCTAGTATTGCCTTGATTTCTCGTACTGTGTAGGCTTTGTTCGTGCGTTTGGACTCATCTTTACCTACCTTCTTTGGTAGTTGTTTCTTGATATCTTTCCAATGATTTTTAGGAATATGACCGCAATTAAAAGCGAGATTGCTGGCGGCTACCAAAGAAGCCAAGACTCGTTGTAGGGTGTGGTAAGTGTAATATTCTAGTAATTTTGGAGTTATTTGATATGCATTATCAGGTAACGTTTCCTCATTAGATATTTTTGCTAATGCATTATCTACTGATTTCCAGTGATTCTTTTGAGTCGTTGCTGGTGTTGATTCTGTGTTGTAATCTTTGTAAAAATTCCAAACATCAACGAGTGACCATTGTACAGCCTCTTGTTTTTTGCATCTTTCTTGATGCTTGTTAATTGCTTTTTGATTTTGTACGTGATGAGATTGATAGTTCTCCAATGACGGGTCAAACGTGCCCAATCGGATATCACGTTTTATTTCCTCTGCCCTGACATTGGCAACTGACTGTGCTAAAGAATCGCTCCAGTCTCCGAAGCCCGATAAGCAATATCGCTTACCTTGATACGTCCACCGAAGTCGGATGGACCCCCCATTATTTCCTTTGCTTATCTTAGGTATTCTTACTCTTTTCATAGCCGTTTTGGTCTGTATGTGGGCTATGGTATGCCGGTATCGCCTAGAGTCCTTGCCTGACAAGAGATTTAGCGACCCTTGGTAAGGGTGAGGTCACGAGT of Roseofilum reptotaenium CS-1145 contains these proteins:
- a CDS encoding tyrosine-type recombinase/integrase, producing MKRVRIPKISKGNNGGSIRLRWTYQGKRYCLSGFGDWSDSLAQSVANVRAEEIKRDIRLGTFDPSLENYQSHHVQNQKAINKHQERCKKQEAVQWSLVDVWNFYKDYNTESTPATTQKNHWKSVDNALAKISNEETLPDNAYQITPKLLEYYTYHTLQRVLASLVAASNLAFNCGHIPKNHWKDIKKQLPKKVGKDESKRTNKAYTVREIKAILEAFESDRFCSEKSAFDHSHYYPFVEFLILTGCRPGEAIALTWDDIDDDKIRFNKSYSLGELKSTKNGKTRHFPLSKGLKECIARQYRNPVSNNSFNLVFPSPKGGYINLQNFTTKIFNYVINCLWEIRVVRYKLPTYNLRNTSASFYLRNGVDRATIAKLFETSGEMLDKHYFAPDDDIELPEI